The following coding sequences are from one Lolium rigidum isolate FL_2022 chromosome 6, APGP_CSIRO_Lrig_0.1, whole genome shotgun sequence window:
- the LOC124661218 gene encoding NADP-dependent malic enzyme-like isoform X1: MLGLHRTSLARIASATREAWARRCNSSSRRIGSARAAQHGAMAGGRSGEEEEGRNGAVPPSSDAAMAGVATGGVEDAYGEDRATQDQPVTPWAVCIASGHSLLRDPRHNKGMSFTEEERDAHYLRGLLPPAVLPQELQEKRLLRNVRELESPLHRYMFLMDLQERNERLFYKLMVDNVEELLPVVYTPTVGEACQKYGSIFRRPQGLYISLKDKGRILEVLRNWPEKSIQVIVITDGERILGLGDLGCQGMGIPVGKLALYTALGGVRPSGALPITIDVGTNNEELLNDEFYIGLRRRRATGQEYTELLDEFMAAVKQNYGSKTLVQFEDFANHNAFTLLEKYKGTHLVFNDDIQGTAAVVLAGLIAGLKFVGGTLADHKFLFFGAGEAGTGIAELVALEISKQSHLSPEEARKNIWLVDSKGLIVSSRKESIQPFKKLYAHEHEPVKDLLSAIKDIKPTALIGSAGVGQSFTKEVIEAMSSINKRPIILALSNPTSKSECTAEQAYSWSEGRAIFGSGSPFDPVKYNDKLFVPAQANNAYIFPGFGLGVVISGAIRVKDDMVLAAAEGLAEQVTSEHFDKGLIYPPFSSIRKISANIAARVAAKAYDLGLASHLPRPRDLVKYAESCMYSPIYRSYR, from the exons ATGCTCGGGCTACACCGCACAAGCTTGGCTCGCATTGCATCTGCTACCAGAGAGGCGTGGGCTCGTCggtgcaacagcagcagcaggagaATAGGATCAGCGAGAGCGGCGCAGCACGGTGCTATGGCGGGAGGACGAtcaggggaggaggaggaaggacgGAACGGCGCCGTGCCGCCTTCCtccgacgccgcgatggcgggcgTGGCCACTGGCGGCGTGGAGGACGCCTACGGCGAGGACCGCGCCACCCAGGACCAGCCCGTCACGCCGTGGGCCGTCTGCATCGCCAG CGGCCACTCGCTGCTGAGGGATCCGCGGCACAACAAGGGCATGTCCTTCACGGAGGAGGAGCGGGACGCGCACTACCTGCGCGGCCTGCTGCCGCCGGCGGTGCTGCCCCAGGAGCTCCAGGAGAAGCGGCTGCTGCGGAACGTGCGGGAGCTGGAGTCCCCACTGCACCGCTACATGTTCCTCATGGACCTCCAGGAGCGGAACGAGCGGCTCTTCTACAAGCTCATGGTCGACAACGTCGAGGAGCTGCTCCCCGTCGTCTACACGCCCACCGTCGGCGAGGCGTGCCAGAAGTACGGCTCCATCTTCAGAAGGCCGCAGGGCCTGTACATCAGTCTCAAAGACAA GGGAAGGATACTGGAGGTGCTGAGGAACTGGCCGGAGAAGAGTATTCAGGTCATCGTTATCACCGACGGCGAGCGCATCTTAGGCCTCGGGGATCTTGGCTGCCAG GGTATGGGGATTCCCGTGGGGAAGCTTGCTCTGTATACTGCCCTTGGTGGCGTCAGGCCATCTGGT GCATTGCCTATAACCATCGATGTGGGGACGAACAACGAGGAGCTGCTGAATGATGAGTTCTACATTGGATTACGGCGAAGAAGGGCCACTGGCCAG GAATACACTGAGCTTCTAGATGAGTTCATGGCTGCCGTTAAGCAGAACTATGGGTCCAAGACTCTTGTCCAG TTTGAAGACTTTGCAAACCACAATGCATTTACCCTTCTTGAGAAGTACAAGGGAACACATCTCGTCTTCAATGATGATATTCAG GGCACGGCTGCGGTGGTCCTTGCGGGCCTTATTGCTGGTCTGAAGTTTGTTGGCGGAACTTTAGCTGATCACaagttcttgttcttcggcgctgGAGAG GCTGGTACAGGCATTGCTGAACTAGTGGCTTTGGAGATATCGAAGCAG TCCCACCTTTCACCCGAAGAGGCTCGCAAAAATATTTGGCTTGTTGATTCAAAG GGGCTGATCGTCAGTTCGCGTAAAGAGTCTATACAGCCTTTTAAGAAGCTATATGCACATGAGCATGAACCAGTCAAAGATCTATTAAGTGCCATCAAG GATATCAAACCAACTGCACTCATAGGATCAGCTGGTGTGGGTCAAAGTTTCACCAAAGAGGTGATTGAGGCTATGTCTTCGATTAACAAG AGACCAATCATCCTTGCTCTATCAAACCCAACATCGAAATCTGAATGTACTGCTGAGCAGGCATATTCATGGAGTGAG GGCCGTGCAATATTTGGGAGTGGAAGCCCATTTGATCCAGTCAAATACAATGACAAACTTTTTGTACCTGCACAG GCGAACAATGCCTACATCTTCCCAGGGTTCGGTTTAGGTGTAGTGATCTCAGGGGCAATACGGGTGAAAGATGATATGGTCCTTGCTGCAG CTGAAGGCCTAGCTGAACAGGTCACCTCAGAGCATTTCGACAAAGGTCTGATCTATCCGCCCTTCTCCAGCATCAGGAAGATCTCAGCTAACATCGCAGCTCGTGTCGCTGCGAAAGCCTATGACCTTG GATTGGCTAGCCATCTCCCTCGTCCAAGAGACTTGGTGAAGTATGCGGAGAGCTGCATGTACAGCCCCATCTACCGTTCTTACAGATGA
- the LOC124661218 gene encoding NADP-dependent malic enzyme-like isoform X2 gives MSFTEEERDAHYLRGLLPPAVLPQELQEKRLLRNVRELESPLHRYMFLMDLQERNERLFYKLMVDNVEELLPVVYTPTVGEACQKYGSIFRRPQGLYISLKDKGRILEVLRNWPEKSIQVIVITDGERILGLGDLGCQGMGIPVGKLALYTALGGVRPSGALPITIDVGTNNEELLNDEFYIGLRRRRATGQEYTELLDEFMAAVKQNYGSKTLVQFEDFANHNAFTLLEKYKGTHLVFNDDIQGTAAVVLAGLIAGLKFVGGTLADHKFLFFGAGEAGTGIAELVALEISKQSHLSPEEARKNIWLVDSKGLIVSSRKESIQPFKKLYAHEHEPVKDLLSAIKDIKPTALIGSAGVGQSFTKEVIEAMSSINKRPIILALSNPTSKSECTAEQAYSWSEGRAIFGSGSPFDPVKYNDKLFVPAQANNAYIFPGFGLGVVISGAIRVKDDMVLAAGKSLAEQVTSEHFDKGLIYPPFSSIRKISANIAARVAAKAYDLGLASHLPRPRDLVKYAESCMYSPIYRSYR, from the exons ATGTCCTTCACGGAGGAGGAGCGGGACGCGCACTACCTGCGCGGCCTGCTGCCGCCGGCGGTGCTGCCCCAGGAGCTCCAGGAGAAGCGGCTGCTGCGGAACGTGCGGGAGCTGGAGTCCCCACTGCACCGCTACATGTTCCTCATGGACCTCCAGGAGCGGAACGAGCGGCTCTTCTACAAGCTCATGGTCGACAACGTCGAGGAGCTGCTCCCCGTCGTCTACACGCCCACCGTCGGCGAGGCGTGCCAGAAGTACGGCTCCATCTTCAGAAGGCCGCAGGGCCTGTACATCAGTCTCAAAGACAA GGGAAGGATACTGGAGGTGCTGAGGAACTGGCCGGAGAAGAGTATTCAGGTCATCGTTATCACCGACGGCGAGCGCATCTTAGGCCTCGGGGATCTTGGCTGCCAG GGTATGGGGATTCCCGTGGGGAAGCTTGCTCTGTATACTGCCCTTGGTGGCGTCAGGCCATCTGGT GCATTGCCTATAACCATCGATGTGGGGACGAACAACGAGGAGCTGCTGAATGATGAGTTCTACATTGGATTACGGCGAAGAAGGGCCACTGGCCAG GAATACACTGAGCTTCTAGATGAGTTCATGGCTGCCGTTAAGCAGAACTATGGGTCCAAGACTCTTGTCCAG TTTGAAGACTTTGCAAACCACAATGCATTTACCCTTCTTGAGAAGTACAAGGGAACACATCTCGTCTTCAATGATGATATTCAG GGCACGGCTGCGGTGGTCCTTGCGGGCCTTATTGCTGGTCTGAAGTTTGTTGGCGGAACTTTAGCTGATCACaagttcttgttcttcggcgctgGAGAG GCTGGTACAGGCATTGCTGAACTAGTGGCTTTGGAGATATCGAAGCAG TCCCACCTTTCACCCGAAGAGGCTCGCAAAAATATTTGGCTTGTTGATTCAAAG GGGCTGATCGTCAGTTCGCGTAAAGAGTCTATACAGCCTTTTAAGAAGCTATATGCACATGAGCATGAACCAGTCAAAGATCTATTAAGTGCCATCAAG GATATCAAACCAACTGCACTCATAGGATCAGCTGGTGTGGGTCAAAGTTTCACCAAAGAGGTGATTGAGGCTATGTCTTCGATTAACAAG AGACCAATCATCCTTGCTCTATCAAACCCAACATCGAAATCTGAATGTACTGCTGAGCAGGCATATTCATGGAGTGAG GGCCGTGCAATATTTGGGAGTGGAAGCCCATTTGATCCAGTCAAATACAATGACAAACTTTTTGTACCTGCACAG GCGAACAATGCCTACATCTTCCCAGGGTTCGGTTTAGGTGTAGTGATCTCAGGGGCAATACGGGTGAAAGATGATATGGTCCTTGCTGCAGGTAAAA GCCTAGCTGAACAGGTCACCTCAGAGCATTTCGACAAAGGTCTGATCTATCCGCCCTTCTCCAGCATCAGGAAGATCTCAGCTAACATCGCAGCTCGTGTCGCTGCGAAAGCCTATGACCTTG GATTGGCTAGCCATCTCCCTCGTCCAAGAGACTTGGTGAAGTATGCGGAGAGCTGCATGTACAGCCCCATCTACCGTTCTTACAGATGA
- the LOC124666975 gene encoding uncharacterized protein LOC124666975 isoform X1: MAEPAWMRRQMEQILELDMEELEVEEVDDSGSSSSSDVATFLRNTHGDREASTSEEFTFNTSRASLNTYVGEVDDTRRRFAFLNGGAVLSLPMFYLQGFVLFPEATLTLRVIQPRLLATVDKAINHVDTPCMIGVVYADPLINDGRHPIASVGTIAEIHQIMRLDDGSSKVVTRGQQRFCLRRSWVDVDEVPWGEVQIIEEEAPLRTPRDAFGQLAASNTFKQRDSSVPSFVVSSFKQRDLMDSENDFDSLSSTSTSSDHSVTDTRIYYSSNEDEDLLPEPSWQKHESVNEFGTLCHPVKDTTMADDDDLWFASPKSLSTVRKKDERQRPYHSACNSKMALEAPLSFWPRWVYDMYDSYSLASRAADLWRQIITKPSMDDYVKKPDMLSFHIGSRLPVPESVRQELLDIDGISYRLQREIQILKAFNLIRCKNCLALIARRSDKAVMSSDDPVGAYVKPYDSAQEVITLHNASGLALHGNPSRDHSWFPGYTWTIALCAACESNIGWLFRADKRNVLPKSFWGIRSSRISDDTQSAQDRSSA; this comes from the exons ATGGCGGAGCCGGCCTGGATGCGGAGGCAGATGGAGCAGATCCTGGAGCTGGACATGGAGGAGCTAGAGGTCGAGGAGGTCGACGACTCcggctcatcctcctcctccgacgtcgCCACCTTCCTCAG AAATACTCATGGAGATCGAGAGGCTAGCACTTCTGAAGAGTTTACATTTAATACATCTCGGGCTTCCCTGAATACATATGTTGGTG AGGTTGATGATACCCGACGCAGATTTGCTTTCTTGAATGGTGGTGCTGTCCTCAGTTTACCTATGTTTTATCTTCaag GATTTGTTTTGTTTCCTGAAGCTACCCTGACTCTTAGAGTAATTCAGCCTAGATTATTAGCAACTGTTGACAAGGCTATTAATCATGTTGATACTCCATGCATGATAGGTGTG GTTTACGCCGACCCACTCATTAATGATGGACGTCATCCTATTGCTTCAGTTGGCACAATAGCAgag ATACACCAAATTATGCGATTGGATGATGGCTCATCAAAAGTTGTCACTCGAGGTCAGCAACGGTTTTGTCTTAGACGCAGTTGGGTTGACGTCGATGAAGTA CCATGGGGTGAAGTCCAAATCATCGAAGAAGAAGCGCCCTTAAGAACTCCAAGAGATGCATTTGGACAGTTAGCTGCAAGTAATACCTTCAAGCAGCGTGATTCATCAGTGCCCAGTTTTGTTGTATCTTCTTTCAAGCAGAGAGATCTTATGGACTCTGAAAATGATTTTGATTCTCTGTCATCCACTAGTACTTCAAGTGACCATTCAGTAACAGATACAAGAATATACTATTCCTCAAACGAAGATGAAGATCTCTTGCCTGAACCGTCTTGGCAGAAGCATGAATCTGTGAACGAATTTGGTACATTATGTCATCCAGTCAAGGATACCACCATGGCTGATGATGACGATCTTTGGTTTGCATCCCCTAAATCCTTGTCGACAGTGAGGAAGAAAGATGAACGGCAGAGACCGTACCATTCCGCTTGTAATTCAAAGATGGCATTGGAGGCTCCGTTATCATTTTGGCCCCGATGGGTTTACGATATGTATGATTCATATTCACTTGCGAGCAGGGCTGCCG ATCTGTGGAGGCAGATAATCACAAAACCAAGCATGGATGACTATGTGAAAAAACCAGATATGTTGTCGTTTCACATTGGAAGCAGACTGCCCGTGCCAGAATCTGTGAGACAGGAATTGCTTGACATTGATGGAATCTCATATCGGCTACAGCGGGAGATTCAGATACTGAAGGCATTTAATCTCATACGATGTAAAAATTGCCTG GCTCTCATTGCAAGACGCAGTGACAAGGCGGTAATGTCTAGTGATGACCCAGTTGGTGCATATGTCAAGCCGTACGACTCTGCGCAGGAGGTGATAACACTGCACAATGCTTCCGGGCTTGCACTCCATGGAAATCCTTCTAGAGATCACAGCTGGTTCCCAGG ATATACATGGACGATTGCGTTGTGTGCTGCCTGTGAGTCCAACATTGGCTGGCTATTCAGGGCTGACAAGAGGAATGTTCTTCCGAAATCCTTCTGGGGGATACGCAGTTCCCGAATTTCAGATGATACACAATCAGCACAGGACAGATCGTCTGCGTAG
- the LOC124666975 gene encoding uncharacterized protein LOC124666975 isoform X2, with product MAEPAWMRRQMEQILELDMEELEVEEVDDSGSSSSSDVATFLRNTHGDREASTSEEFTFNTSRASLNTYVGGFVLFPEATLTLRVIQPRLLATVDKAINHVDTPCMIGVVYADPLINDGRHPIASVGTIAEIHQIMRLDDGSSKVVTRGQQRFCLRRSWVDVDEVPWGEVQIIEEEAPLRTPRDAFGQLAASNTFKQRDSSVPSFVVSSFKQRDLMDSENDFDSLSSTSTSSDHSVTDTRIYYSSNEDEDLLPEPSWQKHESVNEFGTLCHPVKDTTMADDDDLWFASPKSLSTVRKKDERQRPYHSACNSKMALEAPLSFWPRWVYDMYDSYSLASRAADLWRQIITKPSMDDYVKKPDMLSFHIGSRLPVPESVRQELLDIDGISYRLQREIQILKAFNLIRCKNCLALIARRSDKAVMSSDDPVGAYVKPYDSAQEVITLHNASGLALHGNPSRDHSWFPGYTWTIALCAACESNIGWLFRADKRNVLPKSFWGIRSSRISDDTQSAQDRSSA from the exons ATGGCGGAGCCGGCCTGGATGCGGAGGCAGATGGAGCAGATCCTGGAGCTGGACATGGAGGAGCTAGAGGTCGAGGAGGTCGACGACTCcggctcatcctcctcctccgacgtcgCCACCTTCCTCAG AAATACTCATGGAGATCGAGAGGCTAGCACTTCTGAAGAGTTTACATTTAATACATCTCGGGCTTCCCTGAATACATATGTTGGTG GATTTGTTTTGTTTCCTGAAGCTACCCTGACTCTTAGAGTAATTCAGCCTAGATTATTAGCAACTGTTGACAAGGCTATTAATCATGTTGATACTCCATGCATGATAGGTGTG GTTTACGCCGACCCACTCATTAATGATGGACGTCATCCTATTGCTTCAGTTGGCACAATAGCAgag ATACACCAAATTATGCGATTGGATGATGGCTCATCAAAAGTTGTCACTCGAGGTCAGCAACGGTTTTGTCTTAGACGCAGTTGGGTTGACGTCGATGAAGTA CCATGGGGTGAAGTCCAAATCATCGAAGAAGAAGCGCCCTTAAGAACTCCAAGAGATGCATTTGGACAGTTAGCTGCAAGTAATACCTTCAAGCAGCGTGATTCATCAGTGCCCAGTTTTGTTGTATCTTCTTTCAAGCAGAGAGATCTTATGGACTCTGAAAATGATTTTGATTCTCTGTCATCCACTAGTACTTCAAGTGACCATTCAGTAACAGATACAAGAATATACTATTCCTCAAACGAAGATGAAGATCTCTTGCCTGAACCGTCTTGGCAGAAGCATGAATCTGTGAACGAATTTGGTACATTATGTCATCCAGTCAAGGATACCACCATGGCTGATGATGACGATCTTTGGTTTGCATCCCCTAAATCCTTGTCGACAGTGAGGAAGAAAGATGAACGGCAGAGACCGTACCATTCCGCTTGTAATTCAAAGATGGCATTGGAGGCTCCGTTATCATTTTGGCCCCGATGGGTTTACGATATGTATGATTCATATTCACTTGCGAGCAGGGCTGCCG ATCTGTGGAGGCAGATAATCACAAAACCAAGCATGGATGACTATGTGAAAAAACCAGATATGTTGTCGTTTCACATTGGAAGCAGACTGCCCGTGCCAGAATCTGTGAGACAGGAATTGCTTGACATTGATGGAATCTCATATCGGCTACAGCGGGAGATTCAGATACTGAAGGCATTTAATCTCATACGATGTAAAAATTGCCTG GCTCTCATTGCAAGACGCAGTGACAAGGCGGTAATGTCTAGTGATGACCCAGTTGGTGCATATGTCAAGCCGTACGACTCTGCGCAGGAGGTGATAACACTGCACAATGCTTCCGGGCTTGCACTCCATGGAAATCCTTCTAGAGATCACAGCTGGTTCCCAGG ATATACATGGACGATTGCGTTGTGTGCTGCCTGTGAGTCCAACATTGGCTGGCTATTCAGGGCTGACAAGAGGAATGTTCTTCCGAAATCCTTCTGGGGGATACGCAGTTCCCGAATTTCAGATGATACACAATCAGCACAGGACAGATCGTCTGCGTAG